Proteins encoded by one window of Streptomyces uncialis:
- a CDS encoding SDR family oxidoreductase → MTTRVLVTGGSRGIGAAVALRLAREGADVAFTYVRDEDAAAKVAAGIGAAGRRGIALRADAADADAGSVVDRAADALGGLDVLVNNAGAGLIAPLESLTPADVDRVLAVNVRAVFLTSQAAAARMERGGRLIAIGSCMTQRVPGPGGTLYAMSKSALIGLTKALARELGPRGITANVVHPGPVDTDMNPADGPYAAAQRAFTALGRHGRPEEVASMVACLAGADASFVTGAEFSVDGGHAA, encoded by the coding sequence ATGACGACGAGGGTTCTGGTGACCGGGGGCAGCCGGGGGATCGGCGCGGCGGTGGCGCTGCGGCTGGCCCGGGAGGGCGCCGATGTCGCGTTCACCTATGTCCGGGACGAGGACGCGGCGGCGAAGGTCGCCGCCGGGATCGGGGCGGCCGGGCGGCGCGGGATCGCGCTGCGCGCGGACGCGGCCGACGCGGACGCGGGCTCGGTCGTGGACCGGGCCGCGGATGCCTTGGGCGGGCTGGACGTCCTGGTGAACAACGCGGGTGCGGGTCTGATCGCGCCGCTGGAGTCGTTGACGCCGGCGGATGTGGACCGGGTGCTGGCCGTGAACGTGCGGGCGGTCTTCCTCACCTCGCAGGCGGCCGCCGCGCGGATGGAACGCGGTGGGCGCCTCATCGCCATCGGCAGTTGCATGACCCAGCGGGTGCCCGGTCCGGGCGGGACGCTGTACGCGATGAGCAAGTCGGCGCTGATCGGACTCACCAAGGCGCTCGCGCGGGAGTTGGGGCCGCGCGGGATCACCGCCAATGTGGTCCACCCGGGTCCGGTGGACACCGACATGAATCCGGCGGACGGTCCGTACGCGGCGGCTCAGCGGGCGTTCACGGCGCTCGGCCGTCACGGCCGTCCGGAGGAGGTGGCGTCGATGGTGGCCTGTCTGGCCGGGGCGGACGCGTCGTTCGTGACGGGCGCGGAGTTCTCGGTGGACGGCGGCCACGCGGCCTGA